The genomic segment GTTTGCAGAACTTTCGGATTCCGTCCGGGATTTAACGCGCGCTGAATTTGATAAATGGATCAAGCTGGGCTGGTTTGATGGCCGTCCGATTGATGGGAGCGAGTTTTATTTCAAGGACTCGGTGGACAATCTTTATTTTCGCCATCCCGAGTTCGACGCGCGCCGCATGGATGGAAAAGACAAACGTCAAAAGGAACTTTTTCGACTCAGTGAAGTGACCGCCATCAAGCAGGCGTCGCTCGAACAAAAAAGTCCTTACGTGCTGCCGAAAACTTTTCACATCAACACGACGGTGACGGTCGCCAGCAATACCACGCCGAAGGACGAAACCATCCGCGCGTGGATTCCCATTCCGAGAAAAAATGCGTTTCAATCCGATTTCAAATTAATCTCCAGCGCGGCGGCTCCGAAGTCTATTGATGTGGAGAGCAGCCCGATTCGTTCGATTTATTTTGAGGAACCTTCCGCCGGCAATGTTTCGACAAAGTTTGCGATTGAGTATGAATATACCATTCGTGGCGTTCACTTCGATCTGCAACCTGAAAAAATCCAGCCGTACGATCCGAATGACGAGGCGGTGAAACTGTTTACGGGTGAGGCGCAGCATGTCGTTTTCACGCCGGAGATAAAAGCGCTGTCGGCCAGCATCGTCGGCGGGGAAACCAATCCGATGTTGAAAGCGAAAAAGATTTTTGACTGGCAATCCAGCCATTTGCAATACAGCTACGCGCTCGAATATTCCACGATCCGCAACATCAGCGATTATTGCCGGTCGCACGGCTACGGTGATTGCGGGCAGCAGGCGTTGTTGTTCATCACGCTCTGCCGTTACAATGGTGTTCCGGCGCGCTGGCAAACCGGCTGGGACCTCACGCCTAATGGCACCACGATCCACGACTGGACGGAGATTTATCTCGCGCCTTACGGGTGGGTTCCGGTTGACCCGTACATGGGCAATTATGCCATGCGCTATATCACCACGCTCACGGCGGCGCAAAGAATTGAGATTCGCGATTTTTATTTTGGCGGCCTCGACCGGTATCGCATGATCGCCAACAGCGATCACGAGCAGCAGCTAAATCCGCCGAAGCAATCGTTCCGCTCGGACGACGTGGATTTCCAGCGCGCCGAGATCGAGCACAACGGCACGAATATTTATTTCGACCAATTTTCGTACAAGCTCACGTATAAAATGATTCCGCCATCCACCGTTCCTTAAACATGCACCATCCCATTGATCCGAAGCGCGCGCTCGCCTGCGCGGTCAAAGCTGCACGCGCCGTTGGCAAATTGATGCGCAAGAACCTGAACTCCGAGAAAAAAATCAATTCTACGACGGCGCACGACATCAAGCTCGACCTCGATGTTCGCAGCCAGAAGCTCATCGGGAAAATTCTGGCGGCGGAATTTCCGCGCGTGGCGTTGCTGGGCGAGGAAGGCATCACCGGGAATCCCGACGCCAGCGCGCGCTGGGTGGTGGACCCGATTGACGGCACGGTGAATTTTACCTACGGCATTCCGCACGCGTGCATCTCCATCGCGCTGCAAATTAAAGTCTCGCGGGAAGAACCCTACGATCCAGACTCGAATCCAGACTCGATTTATCCCGATGATTTTATAACGACGGTGGGCGTCGTGTACGACCCGTTTTCCGACGAGTTGTGGACGGCCATTCGCGACCAGCCGGCACGTTTGAACGGAAAAATAATTCACGTCAGCGACCGTCATCGTTTGCGGGAGGCGATTGTTTCCATTGGCTTTGCCAAGACGCATACGAGTCTCGAGAACACCCTGCCCTATTTCAATCAACTCGTCCGGCGCGTCCGCAAAGTCCGCATCATGGGCGCGGCGGCGCTGGCCTTGACTTATGTGGCCTCGGGCCGGTTTGACGCTTATATTGAACGCGGCATCCGCCTGTGGGATATCGCGGCAGGCGGGCTGATTGTCGAATGCGCGGGCGGCGAATTTTGGAATTTTCCGATCAAGGGTAAATACGCTTACGGCATGATCACGAGCAACGGGCGGCTTCGGAAAAAACTTGAGGCCATTCGTTAATTCGGCTATTGCAAATTGTCGTTTATCTCATGAAAAACTTGCATTGCCTTGTAGTCTTGTTGTTGTGCGCATTTGCCGCGAAAAGTTCCCTGGCTGGTTCACTGGTGATTTTTCACATAACCCTCAGCGATAACACCAGCGTCGGTGATATTGAAGTGGAGCTTTATGACAAAGATAAACCCGTTACTGTCAAAAATTTTCTGCGGTATGTGGAAGATGGCTATTATCAAAACAGTTTTTTGCATCGCTGTCCGCTGAGCGTGAGCGGTGTCACGGATTTCGTCATACAAGGCGGCGCATTTGCGGTTCAAGGTACGGGCACTAACGAGACCATCGTCGGCATCCCCAGTTTTGCTCCCATCCCGGATGAATTCGCCGTCGGCACTCGCTACAGCAACACTTATGGCACAATTGCGATGGCTAAACTTGGCGGCGATACTAATTCCGCCACATCCTCGTGGTTTTTTAATTTAACCAACAATGCGTCTCTGGATGCCGCCGACACCAATGATCTGTTCACTGTTTTTGGGCATGTGGTTCGCGGCACCAATGTGTTGAATGGATTTATCGGACGCTCTTACGGAAATGGATTACAAGACCTGGGCTCTCCTCTCGATAGTCTTCCAGTGAATTTTAGCGGCTTCCGGAATGTCTTT from the Verrucomicrobiia bacterium genome contains:
- a CDS encoding inositol monophosphatase family protein, whose amino-acid sequence is MHHPIDPKRALACAVKAARAVGKLMRKNLNSEKKINSTTAHDIKLDLDVRSQKLIGKILAAEFPRVALLGEEGITGNPDASARWVVDPIDGTVNFTYGIPHACISIALQIKVSREEPYDPDSNPDSIYPDDFITTVGVVYDPFSDELWTAIRDQPARLNGKIIHVSDRHRLREAIVSIGFAKTHTSLENTLPYFNQLVRRVRKVRIMGAAALALTYVASGRFDAYIERGIRLWDIAAGGLIVECAGGEFWNFPIKGKYAYGMITSNGRLRKKLEAIR
- a CDS encoding transglutaminase domain-containing protein, with amino-acid sequence MKKFFLAGVIYAWLAFAAWSQTNVTAQASQLELQGDFKQAATVLRAAIASGNYSPAETKTLEFEADRLRRIKMDYSLTQERLFAELSDSVRDLTRAEFDKWIKLGWFDGRPIDGSEFYFKDSVDNLYFRHPEFDARRMDGKDKRQKELFRLSEVTAIKQASLEQKSPYVLPKTFHINTTVTVASNTTPKDETIRAWIPIPRKNAFQSDFKLISSAAAPKSIDVESSPIRSIYFEEPSAGNVSTKFAIEYEYTIRGVHFDLQPEKIQPYDPNDEAVKLFTGEAQHVVFTPEIKALSASIVGGETNPMLKAKKIFDWQSSHLQYSYALEYSTIRNISDYCRSHGYGDCGQQALLFITLCRYNGVPARWQTGWDLTPNGTTIHDWTEIYLAPYGWVPVDPYMGNYAMRYITTLTAAQRIEIRDFYFGGLDRYRMIANSDHEQQLNPPKQSFRSDDVDFQRAEIEHNGTNIYFDQFSYKLTYKMIPPSTVP
- a CDS encoding peptidylprolyl isomerase; the encoded protein is MKNLHCLVVLLLCAFAAKSSLAGSLVIFHITLSDNTSVGDIEVELYDKDKPVTVKNFLRYVEDGYYQNSFLHRCPLSVSGVTDFVIQGGAFAVQGTGTNETIVGIPSFAPIPDEFAVGTRYSNTYGTIAMAKLGGDTNSATSSWFFNLTNNASLDAADTNDLFTVFGHVVRGTNVLNGFIGRSYGNGLQDLGSPLDSLPVNFSGFRNVFFSDLYYVNISILNPQLKLLTNGARQISWSSINGLTNALEYTTNLPPVWQTLTNIVGTGAVVTNTDSATNLSSRFYRVQILY